A region from the Benincasa hispida cultivar B227 chromosome 10, ASM972705v1, whole genome shotgun sequence genome encodes:
- the LOC120089412 gene encoding 50S ribosomal protein L25: protein MAKWWRSAGTNLRLAAFSTARSVSFLFSSYRAASYHTIQAIPRECSGSRISSRDRAQGRIPAVVFSQQLLEKNSVHRSPSRKHLLTTEQKQIHSILKSVELPFFCSTRFQLQIRAGAGSSALLESGFILPVKIHRDEVTGKILNIVFVWADEGSELKVDVPIVFKGEETCHGLQKGGQLNRIRTSLKYLCPAEHIPSKVEVDVSNLDIGERIFIRDVNVHPSLKLLSKNEVMPICKIVATNTETANIKISEPS from the exons ATGGCCAAGTGGTGGCGCTCCGCTGGAACGAACCTTAGGTTGGCGGCGTTTTCAACAGCTAGATCGGTATCGTTTCTATTTTCATCATATCGAGCTGCTTCATACCATACGATCCAAGCAATCCCTAGAGAGTGCAGCGGCAGCAGAATTTCGAGCAGAGATAGAGCTCAGGGAAGAATACCCGCCGTCGTTTTCAGTCAACAACTCCTTGAGAAAAACTCCGTCCACCGATCGCCGTCGCGGAAGCATCTGCTCACTACAGAGCAAAAGCAAATCCACTCCATTCTCAAATCCGTTGAGCTCCCTTTCTTTTGCTCCACTAGGTTTCAGCTCCAGATCCGTGCTGGTGCCGGATCTTCAGCCCTTCTTGAATCAGGATTCATCCTTCCAGTCAAA ATTCATAGGGATGAAGTGACCGGGAAGATTTTGAATATTGTGTTTGTATGGGCTGATGAAGGCTCGGAGTTGAAGGTAGATGTGCCAATTGTTTTTAAAGGCGAAGAGACTTGCCATGGTCTTCAAAAAG GAGGTCAACTGAACAGGATAAGAACTAGCCTGAAATATCTTTGCCCGGCTGAACACATTCCTTCCAAGGTTGAGGTGGATGTAAGTAATCTGGACATTGGGGAGAGAATTTTCATTCGCGATGTAAACGTCCATCCTTCTCTGAAGCTACTTAGCAAAAACGAAGTCATGCCTATATGTAAAATAGTTGCAACGAACACAGAAACGGCAAACATAAAAATTTCAGAACCTTCATGA
- the LOC120089192 gene encoding patatin-like protein 3 produces the protein MEANFAKGKMITVLSIDGGGIRGIIPGTILSFLEAKLQDLDGPNMRIADYFDVIAGTSTGGLVTTMITAPDKDNRPLYAAKDIVKFYFDHTPHIFPQKKSCYGLSNFVNKVVNFFGQAMGPRYDGKYLRSIVNEQLGDLTLKQALAYVVIPAFDIKLLQPVIFTTNDAKLDELKNPRLADVCLSTSAAPTFLPAHFFETKDSNGGTRAFNLVDGGVAANNPTLAAMSHITKEISVMGNSEYINIRPMDTKRMLVVSLGTGAPKNDEKFSAVQAAKWGLFNWVLDFENGATPIVDFFGHASADMVDYHVSTFFQSLKTKHNYLRIQDDTLTGDLASVDVATEENLKRLVETGEALLKKPVSRVNLETGKFEPVDGEGTNEEALTEFARLLSEERKLRLSP, from the exons atggaagcaaattttgcaaaGGGAAAGATGATAACGGTGCTGAGCATCGACGGCGGCGGCATAAGAGGAATTATTCCGGGCACTATACTCAGCTTTCTTGAAGCTAAACTTCAG GATTTGGACGGTCCAAATATGAGAATAGCAGATTATTTTGATGTAATTGCTGGAACGAGCACAGGTGGGTTGGTGACCACCATGATTACGGCCCCTGATAAGGATAATCGACCTTTGTATGCTGCTAAAGACATCGTCAAATTCTATTTCGATCACACTCCTCACATCTTCCCGCAAAAAAA ATCATGTTATGGATTGAGTAACTTTGTAAACAAAGTGGTAAATTTTTTTGGGCAAGCTATGGGACCAAGATATGATGGAAAATATTTAAGGTCAATTGTGAATGAGCAACTTGGAGATCTCACACTCAAGCAAGCTTTGGCCTATGTAGTTATTCCTGCTTTTGATATCAAGCTTCTCCAACCAGTTATTTTTACTACAAATGAT GCAAAGTTGGATGAGCTCAAGAACCCACGACTCGCAGATGTTTGCCTAAGCACTTCGGCAGCTCCAACATTCTTACCAGCACACTTTTTTGAGACGAAGGATTCGAATGGTGGTACTCGTGCATTTAACCTTGTCGATGGTGGAGTTGCAGCAAATAATCCA ACACTTGCAGCCATGTCTCACATTACAAAAGAAATAAGCGTAATGGGAAACTCAGAATACATAAACATAAGGCCAATGGATACAAAGAGAATGTTGGTTGTTTCATTAGGAACAGGCGCACCCAAAAACGATGAGAAATTCAGCGCAGTTCAAGCCGCCAAATGGGGCCTTTTCAATTGGGTGTTAGACTTTGAAAATGGTGCCACTCCCATTGTTGATTTCTTTGGCCATGCCAGTGCTGATATGGTTGACTATCATGTTTCTACTTTCTTCCAAtctttaaaaactaaacataattatCTTCGAATTCAG GATGACACGTTGACAGGCGACCTAGCCTCGGTCGACGTTGCAACCGAAGAGAATTTAAAGAGGCTGGTGGAGACTGGAGAGGCTCTACTGAAGAAACCAGTTTCAAGAGTGAATTTAGAAACTGGAAAATTCGAACCAGTTGATGGAGAAGGTACCAATGAAGAAGCTCTTACTGAATTTGCTAGGTTGCTCTCTGAAGAGAGAAAACTAAGACTAAGCCCTTAA